One Microbacterium sp. W4I20 DNA window includes the following coding sequences:
- a CDS encoding glucose-1-phosphate adenylyltransferase → MSAPKKIFGIILAGGEGKRLMPLTADRAKPAVPFGGQYRLIDFAISNLINSGLRQVVVLTQYKSHSLDRHISQTWRMSALLDSYVASVPAQQRLGKRWFSGSADAILQSMNLINDEKPDIVVVIGADHVYRMDFRQMLDAHIASGAKATVAGIRQPLALASQFGVIDADAESGRIKQFLEKPTDIAGLEDSPHEVLASMGNYIFDTDALIAAVEADGESPTSGHDMGGDIVPYFVDRGEAGYYDMKQNEVPGSSPRDRSYWRDVGTIDSFFDAHRDLISTLPIFNLYNMEWPIHSQAVNSPPAKFVRDSVGRIGNAIDSIVSLGSVLSGTHLERSVVGPWTLAGGGSTITDSVVFDHVRLGQGARVHRAILDKNVVLADGATVGVDRERDLARGFTVTESGITVVGKGIFIER, encoded by the coding sequence ATGTCCGCTCCAAAGAAGATCTTCGGGATCATCCTCGCCGGAGGCGAGGGCAAGCGACTCATGCCCCTCACGGCTGATCGCGCCAAACCGGCTGTGCCCTTCGGCGGGCAGTACCGGTTGATCGATTTCGCGATCTCCAACCTGATCAACTCGGGCCTGAGACAGGTCGTCGTGCTCACGCAGTACAAGTCCCACAGTCTCGACCGCCACATCTCCCAGACCTGGCGGATGTCGGCACTCCTCGACTCCTATGTCGCGTCGGTGCCGGCGCAGCAGCGGCTCGGCAAGCGCTGGTTCTCGGGATCCGCCGACGCGATCCTGCAGAGCATGAACCTGATCAACGACGAGAAGCCCGACATCGTCGTCGTCATCGGTGCGGATCACGTGTACCGCATGGACTTCCGGCAGATGCTCGACGCCCACATCGCCTCCGGTGCGAAGGCGACGGTCGCCGGCATCCGCCAGCCGCTGGCCCTGGCATCGCAGTTCGGCGTGATCGACGCCGATGCGGAATCCGGCCGGATCAAGCAGTTCCTCGAGAAGCCGACCGACATCGCCGGCCTCGAGGATTCGCCGCACGAGGTGCTGGCCTCGATGGGTAACTACATCTTCGATACGGACGCGCTGATCGCCGCCGTGGAGGCCGACGGCGAGTCGCCCACCTCCGGACACGACATGGGCGGCGACATCGTGCCCTACTTCGTCGACCGCGGCGAGGCCGGCTACTACGACATGAAGCAGAACGAGGTCCCCGGATCCTCGCCGCGCGACCGGTCCTATTGGCGCGATGTGGGGACGATCGACTCCTTCTTCGACGCCCACCGCGACCTGATCTCGACGCTGCCGATCTTCAACCTCTACAACATGGAGTGGCCGATCCACTCCCAGGCGGTGAACTCGCCGCCCGCGAAGTTCGTGCGCGACTCGGTCGGTCGCATCGGCAACGCCATCGACTCGATCGTCTCGCTCGGATCCGTGCTCTCCGGCACCCACCTGGAACGCAGTGTCGTGGGTCCGTGGACGCTCGCCGGAGGCGGCTCGACCATCACCGACTCGGTCGTCTTCGATCACGTGCGGCTGGGTCAGGGCGCCCGGGTGCATCGGGCGATCCTCGACAAGAACGTGGTGCTGGCCG
- the glgA gene encoding glycogen synthase, whose amino-acid sequence MRVEMITKEYPPEIYGGAGVHVAELVTALRQSIEVRVRAFGAERTEEGTFSYRAPAELADANAALQTLGTDLEIVSAIADADIVHSHTWYANFAGHLASQLHGIPHVLTAHSLEPLRPWKAEQLGGGYAVSSGIEKLAYENAAAVIAVSAGMRADILRSYPQVDPAKVRVIHNGIDVDRWRPVHDAAFLQSIGMDPDRPSVVFVGRITRQKGLPYLLQAARLLPPEVQLVLCAGAPDTPEIMAEVQEGVRLLQQSRDGVIWIERMLPRDELSAILTAATTFVCPSMYEPLGIVNLEAMACGAAVVGTATGGIPEVVADGVTGRLVPIEQLQDGTGTPVDAERWVADLAAVLTEVAMDPERARAYGEAGRERARDEFSWGAIADTTRALYAELSD is encoded by the coding sequence ATGCGAGTCGAGATGATCACGAAGGAATACCCGCCGGAGATCTATGGCGGGGCCGGTGTGCACGTCGCGGAGCTCGTCACGGCGCTGCGTCAGAGCATCGAGGTCAGGGTGCGAGCCTTCGGCGCTGAGCGCACGGAGGAGGGGACCTTCTCCTATCGTGCACCCGCCGAGCTCGCTGACGCGAACGCGGCGCTGCAGACCCTGGGCACGGATCTCGAGATCGTCTCGGCGATCGCCGACGCCGACATCGTGCACAGCCACACCTGGTACGCCAACTTCGCCGGGCACCTCGCCTCCCAGCTGCACGGCATCCCGCACGTGCTCACTGCTCACAGCCTCGAGCCGCTGCGCCCGTGGAAGGCCGAGCAGCTCGGCGGCGGATACGCCGTGTCGAGCGGGATCGAGAAGCTCGCGTACGAGAACGCCGCCGCCGTCATCGCGGTGAGCGCAGGCATGCGCGCCGACATCCTGCGCAGCTATCCGCAGGTGGACCCGGCGAAGGTGCGCGTGATCCACAACGGGATCGATGTGGATCGCTGGCGTCCGGTGCACGATGCCGCCTTCCTGCAGTCCATCGGGATGGACCCTGACCGTCCGTCCGTCGTCTTCGTCGGTCGCATCACCCGCCAGAAGGGTCTGCCGTATCTTCTCCAGGCCGCTCGGCTGCTGCCGCCGGAGGTGCAGCTGGTACTGTGCGCCGGCGCCCCGGACACGCCGGAGATCATGGCCGAGGTGCAGGAGGGCGTGCGTCTCCTGCAGCAGAGTCGTGACGGCGTCATCTGGATCGAGCGGATGCTGCCGCGCGATGAGCTCTCGGCCATCCTCACCGCGGCCACGACGTTCGTGTGCCCGTCGATGTACGAGCCTCTGGGGATCGTGAACCTCGAGGCGATGGCGTGCGGTGCGGCGGTCGTCGGAACTGCGACGGGCGGCATCCCCGAGGTCGTCGCCGACGGCGTCACTGGTCGTCTCGTACCCATCGAGCAGCTGCAGGACGGCACGGGCACGCCCGTCGATGCGGAGCGATGGGTCGCGGATCTCGCGGCCGTGCTCACTGAGGTCGCCATGGATCCGGAGCGGGCACGCGCCTACGGCGAGGCCGGGCGGGAGCGGGCCCGCGACGAGTTCAGCTGGGGTGCGATCGCCGACACCACGCGCGCGCTGTACGCGGAGCTGTCCGACTGA
- a CDS encoding ABC transporter ATP-binding protein, whose amino-acid sequence MSIALEFTDVVVRREGRNIVDHVTWQVADDQRWVILGPNGAGKTTLLQLADTLMHPTAGTVTVLGETLGRTDVFEVRPRIGFASSAMAKQVPRDETVLNTVLTAAYSVLGRWNESYEDIDERRALRVLGDWRLDHLAQRTFGTLSDGEQKRVQIARAVMTDPELLVLDEPTASLDLGSREELLALLSGYASSPSTPAMLMVTHHVEEIPVGFTHVMLLREGRVVSAGPIAETLTAEALSEAFGMPITLSSDDGRYAARAAS is encoded by the coding sequence ATGTCGATCGCTCTGGAATTCACCGACGTCGTCGTGCGCCGCGAAGGGCGCAACATCGTCGATCACGTGACCTGGCAGGTCGCCGACGATCAGCGGTGGGTGATCCTCGGGCCCAACGGCGCAGGCAAGACCACGCTGCTGCAGCTGGCCGACACGCTGATGCATCCGACGGCCGGAACCGTCACGGTGCTGGGGGAGACCCTGGGCCGCACCGACGTGTTCGAGGTGCGTCCCCGCATCGGGTTCGCCTCGTCGGCGATGGCCAAGCAGGTGCCGCGCGACGAGACCGTCCTCAACACCGTTCTGACGGCTGCGTACTCGGTGCTCGGCCGGTGGAACGAGAGCTACGAGGACATCGACGAGCGCCGTGCCCTCCGGGTACTCGGAGACTGGCGACTCGATCATCTCGCTCAGCGCACGTTCGGAACGCTGAGCGACGGCGAGCAGAAGCGGGTGCAGATCGCGCGGGCCGTCATGACCGACCCCGAACTGCTGGTGCTCGACGAGCCGACGGCGTCCCTCGACCTCGGATCGCGAGAAGAGCTCCTCGCCCTGCTGAGCGGCTATGCGTCGTCTCCGTCGACGCCGGCGATGCTGATGGTCACGCACCACGTCGAAGAGATCCCGGTCGGGTTCACGCATGTGATGCTGCTTCGCGAGGGCCGCGTCGTGTCCGCCGGCCCGATCGCTGAGACGCTCACCGCCGAGGCACTGAGCGAGGCGTTCGGGATGCCGATCACTCTGAGCTCCGACGACGGCCGGTACGCCGCCCGCGCGGCATCCTGA
- a CDS encoding type B 50S ribosomal protein L31, whose amino-acid sequence MKTDIHPTYTAVVFRDLGSGETFLTRSTVPVNATKTIELDGVEYPVIDVEISSASHPFYTGKQRIMDSAGRVEKFNQRFKGFGGSSK is encoded by the coding sequence ATGAAGACTGACATTCACCCCACGTACACGGCCGTCGTGTTCCGCGACCTCGGCTCGGGCGAGACGTTCCTCACCCGTTCCACGGTCCCGGTGAACGCGACCAAGACCATCGAGCTGGACGGCGTGGAGTACCCCGTCATCGACGTCGAGATCTCCTCCGCCTCGCACCCGTTCTACACGGGAAAGCAGCGCATCATGGACTCGGCCGGTCGCGTCGAGAAGTTCAACCAGCGCTTCAAGGGCTTCGGCGGCTCGTCCAAGTAA
- a CDS encoding DUF262 domain-containing protein, translating into MSTATNVEATAVNTIEWLAAGSKSIVVPVYQRQYRWDIGGCERLLADIRAVAREDESHRHFIGSILSAEDGPSGDADLILIDGQQRITTLMLLVASLHHAVRETDPVTAAELERVLVRQDAPDRTKLRPHDAWAELYESVVLDRRGDADRESRFDDNYAFFRSQIHVDEVPRIWQGLRRLEHVSITLGAEANAQQIFESLNSTGEPLRDHELIHNYILMGLTHAEQVDVESCYWIPIEQHTGEAIGAFWRHYLVLVTGRELAANGEHGVYSAFRRSFPRVDLAQLQSDAENWRHFAEIYGILLDPSREPDAELARPLRYVNTFGRSSYPLVMSAYSDHARGVIDRDELIETLEWIQALHLRRTLVNLPGERLIARLCRARTGGRDSLARAFARITPSDERVSAVLKYAELPHAAYVLGRLEGVDDLDAYDVEHVVPTAPGDTWSGDGLRPWSDYTEDEQNSHRALAPTLGNLTLLEQPLTERVFGAAFPVKRDEAYARSSVPATRALAGADSWGTAAISQRTVALTTDVVRIWARPALPEIDDDGLTPILDAVRRRGWPAGWEREFDYVEYRGERWEVPDVKYLFNRVFRRAWTDTRSAALTYCAEHGGPIYDEMAWKGQWDELDDSHFLYMGWDSHYMMTAVQGVLEESGIAAEVFVKYSYIGNVM; encoded by the coding sequence ATGAGCACCGCGACCAACGTCGAGGCGACAGCAGTCAACACGATCGAATGGCTCGCGGCGGGGTCGAAGAGCATCGTCGTCCCGGTGTATCAGCGCCAGTACCGCTGGGACATCGGAGGGTGCGAGCGGCTGCTCGCCGACATCCGCGCGGTGGCTCGCGAAGACGAGTCCCACCGCCACTTCATCGGGTCGATCCTCTCGGCCGAAGACGGCCCGTCTGGCGACGCCGACCTCATCCTGATCGACGGACAGCAGCGCATCACCACCCTGATGCTGCTGGTGGCATCGCTCCACCACGCCGTCCGGGAGACCGATCCGGTCACCGCGGCCGAGCTGGAACGGGTACTGGTGCGGCAGGACGCGCCCGATCGCACGAAGCTCCGTCCGCACGACGCCTGGGCGGAGCTGTACGAATCGGTGGTGCTGGACCGCCGCGGCGACGCCGACCGCGAATCCCGCTTCGACGACAACTACGCCTTCTTCCGCAGCCAGATCCACGTCGACGAGGTGCCGCGAATCTGGCAGGGGCTGCGGCGACTCGAGCACGTCTCGATCACCCTCGGCGCCGAAGCGAACGCGCAGCAGATCTTCGAGAGCCTGAACTCCACGGGCGAGCCGCTGCGCGATCACGAGCTCATCCACAACTACATCCTGATGGGTCTGACCCACGCCGAGCAGGTCGACGTCGAGTCGTGCTACTGGATCCCCATAGAGCAGCACACCGGTGAGGCGATCGGGGCCTTCTGGCGGCACTACCTCGTGCTGGTCACCGGTCGGGAGCTCGCAGCGAACGGCGAGCACGGCGTGTACAGCGCGTTCCGCCGGTCGTTCCCCCGCGTCGATCTGGCGCAGCTGCAGAGCGACGCCGAGAACTGGCGGCACTTCGCCGAGATCTACGGCATCCTGCTCGATCCCTCGCGGGAGCCGGATGCCGAGCTCGCGCGGCCACTGCGCTACGTGAACACGTTCGGCCGTTCCTCCTACCCGCTCGTGATGAGCGCCTACAGCGACCATGCGCGGGGCGTCATCGACCGGGACGAGTTGATCGAGACCCTGGAATGGATCCAGGCGCTGCATCTGCGGCGCACCCTGGTGAATCTCCCGGGCGAGCGTCTGATCGCCCGGCTGTGCCGAGCCCGAACGGGCGGGCGCGACTCGCTGGCCCGCGCCTTCGCGAGGATCACTCCGTCCGATGAGCGCGTGAGCGCGGTGCTGAAGTACGCCGAGCTCCCCCATGCCGCCTACGTGCTCGGACGACTGGAAGGCGTCGACGACCTCGATGCCTACGATGTCGAACACGTCGTTCCCACAGCCCCCGGCGACACCTGGTCGGGAGACGGACTGCGGCCGTGGAGCGACTACACCGAGGACGAGCAGAACAGCCACCGGGCGCTCGCCCCGACCCTCGGAAACCTCACCCTGCTCGAGCAGCCGCTGACCGAGCGGGTGTTCGGAGCGGCCTTCCCCGTCAAGCGCGACGAGGCCTACGCCCGGAGCTCGGTACCGGCGACGCGCGCACTCGCGGGAGCCGACAGCTGGGGCACGGCAGCGATCTCGCAGCGCACGGTCGCGCTGACGACCGATGTCGTGCGGATCTGGGCTCGGCCGGCGCTGCCGGAGATCGACGACGACGGCCTGACCCCCATCCTGGATGCCGTCCGCCGTCGCGGCTGGCCGGCGGGCTGGGAACGCGAGTTCGACTACGTCGAGTACCGCGGGGAACGCTGGGAGGTCCCCGACGTCAAGTACCTCTTCAACCGGGTCTTCCGCCGGGCCTGGACCGACACCCGGAGCGCCGCGCTGACCTACTGCGCAGAGCACGGCGGTCCGATCTACGACGAGATGGCCTGGAAGGGACAGTGGGACGAGCTCGACGACTCCCACTTCCTCTACATGGGCTGGGACTCCCACTACATGATGACCGCCGTGCAGGGGGTGCTGGAGGAGTCCGGCATCGCCGCCGAGGTCTTCGTCAAGTACTCCTACATAGGGAACGTGATGTGA
- a CDS encoding DUF3145 domain-containing protein, with the protein MATAYARGVVFIHSAPRALCPHLEWAVGRAIGRAVNFDWTAQPVLDGARRAEFYWDGPVGTGAALATAIRGWEHLRFEVTEDPIPGSDGGRWLHTPDLGIHYAQTDAAGNIVVGEDRIRYAMEIAAGSAVELQRELDVALGSAWDEELEPFRHASDDARVVWLHKVG; encoded by the coding sequence ATGGCGACGGCTTACGCACGCGGAGTGGTGTTCATCCACTCTGCGCCTCGCGCGCTCTGCCCGCACCTGGAATGGGCGGTAGGGCGCGCTATCGGGCGCGCAGTGAACTTCGACTGGACCGCGCAGCCAGTCCTCGACGGCGCCCGCCGCGCGGAGTTCTACTGGGATGGCCCGGTCGGCACCGGGGCGGCTCTTGCGACCGCGATCCGCGGGTGGGAGCACCTGCGGTTCGAGGTCACCGAGGATCCGATACCCGGCAGTGACGGCGGCCGCTGGCTGCACACGCCCGACCTCGGCATCCACTACGCGCAGACGGATGCCGCCGGCAACATCGTCGTCGGCGAGGATCGCATCCGCTACGCGATGGAGATCGCCGCGGGGAGCGCGGTCGAGCTGCAGCGCGAGCTGGACGTCGCCCTCGGCTCGGCCTGGGACGAGGAGCTCGAGCCGTTCCGCCATGCCAGCGATGACGCACGCGTCGTCTGGCTGCACAAGGTCGGATGA
- a CDS encoding PLP-dependent aminotransferase family protein, which translates to MTSRLVDQLGARSAAGATAAALAGQIRALILDGRLTVGERLPSERSLALELRRSRSTMTRAYDLLEVDGYVSRRQGGGTRVALPHDHVSPQMDEDDSAIDLSIASMDSTPGLYDATVRALPRLAALRGTSGYSLRGLPELRDAVARRFTERGVATDAEEIIITSGALSALNLVLATIGRRGERAVVEQPTFPHALEAIRRYGYRTLPTPVDVQGWDTAHLTELLLQSRPHIAYLIPDFHNPTGATLTNSERSLIAATAQNTGTYLIVDETTAELDIDRGWSPRPMAAFGPHVVTIGSMSKIAWGGMRIGWIRAERPLIARLLAVRPSFELGTALLEQCIAVELLTEMPALAAHVRARLDAGRAAVAEGLARIEGVRMPQTHGGLSAWVDLGAPVSTRLSLAAREHRLILPPGPRFATGGVLERRLRIPITLPPDRTKAAMERLRLAWSDVRDGEITDREELPRAAVI; encoded by the coding sequence GTGACCTCACGATTGGTGGATCAGCTCGGCGCCCGGAGCGCGGCCGGCGCGACCGCAGCGGCTCTGGCGGGACAGATCCGCGCCCTCATCCTCGACGGACGCCTCACGGTCGGCGAACGACTCCCCAGCGAGCGTTCCCTCGCCCTCGAGCTACGCCGGTCGCGATCGACGATGACCCGGGCCTACGACCTCCTCGAGGTCGACGGCTATGTCTCGCGCAGACAGGGCGGGGGCACGCGGGTCGCGCTCCCCCACGACCACGTCTCGCCGCAGATGGACGAGGACGATTCCGCGATCGATCTCTCCATCGCCTCCATGGACTCCACACCGGGGCTGTACGACGCCACCGTCCGCGCCCTGCCGCGGCTGGCCGCCCTGCGCGGGACGAGCGGGTACTCGCTGCGCGGCCTCCCGGAACTGCGCGACGCCGTCGCCCGGCGCTTCACAGAGCGTGGCGTCGCCACCGATGCGGAGGAGATCATCATCACCTCCGGGGCGCTGAGCGCTCTCAATCTGGTGCTCGCGACGATCGGCCGACGCGGAGAGCGCGCCGTCGTCGAACAACCCACCTTCCCGCACGCACTGGAGGCGATCCGCCGGTACGGGTACCGCACGCTGCCCACACCGGTCGACGTGCAGGGATGGGACACGGCTCACCTCACCGAGCTGCTGCTGCAGAGCCGCCCGCATATCGCGTACCTGATCCCCGACTTCCACAATCCCACCGGTGCCACGCTGACGAATTCCGAGCGTTCGCTCATCGCTGCGACGGCGCAGAACACCGGTACGTATCTCATCGTCGACGAGACGACCGCAGAGCTCGACATCGATCGCGGATGGTCTCCGCGCCCGATGGCCGCGTTCGGGCCGCACGTCGTCACCATCGGCTCCATGTCGAAGATCGCGTGGGGCGGCATGCGAATCGGCTGGATCCGCGCCGAGCGTCCACTGATCGCCCGTCTGCTCGCGGTGCGGCCATCCTTCGAACTCGGCACCGCCCTCCTCGAACAGTGCATCGCCGTCGAACTCCTCACCGAGATGCCCGCCCTCGCCGCGCACGTGCGCGCGCGCCTCGATGCCGGGCGGGCGGCCGTCGCAGAGGGCCTCGCACGCATCGAGGGAGTACGGATGCCGCAGACGCACGGCGGCCTCTCCGCCTGGGTTGATCTGGGGGCACCCGTGTCGACCCGACTCTCGCTGGCGGCACGCGAGCACCGACTGATTCTGCCGCCAGGCCCGAGATTCGCCACCGGTGGCGTCCTCGAACGGCGACTGCGGATCCCTATCACCCTCCCGCCCGATCGGACGAAGGCGGCGATGGAGAGACTGCGGCTCGCCTGGTCGGACGTGCGCGATGGCGAGATCACAGACCGCGAGGAGCTGCCGCGCGCCGCCGTCATCTGA
- a CDS encoding YitT family protein gives MNLRSAILPVTATSRRDLVERLVQLIVGLVLYGVALGLMVRGGIGVAPWDVLSLGIATQTGLGYGAVTNLVAVVVLLLWIPLRQRVGIGTLLNALLIGPSADLTLLVVPDPPSIWVGAPMFVVGLVLLAFATGLYIAASFGPGPRDGLMTGLVRRTGWRVWIVRTLIEGSVLLIGFLLGGPVGVGTVLFALGVGPLVGWFLPRITRIRAERSRRLAPV, from the coding sequence ATGAACCTCCGTTCCGCGATCCTCCCTGTCACCGCCACGAGTCGCCGCGACCTCGTCGAGCGCCTGGTGCAGCTGATCGTCGGGCTGGTCCTCTACGGTGTCGCGCTGGGGTTGATGGTGCGCGGCGGGATCGGAGTCGCGCCCTGGGACGTGCTGTCACTGGGTATCGCGACGCAGACCGGCCTCGGATACGGAGCCGTCACGAACCTCGTGGCCGTCGTCGTGCTGCTCCTCTGGATTCCGCTCCGACAGCGGGTGGGCATCGGAACGCTGCTCAACGCGCTCCTGATCGGGCCGAGTGCGGACCTCACGCTGCTCGTCGTTCCCGATCCGCCCTCGATCTGGGTCGGCGCACCGATGTTCGTCGTCGGTCTGGTGCTTCTCGCATTCGCGACCGGTCTGTACATCGCTGCGAGCTTCGGGCCGGGGCCGCGGGACGGGCTGATGACCGGGCTCGTGCGGCGCACCGGCTGGCGGGTGTGGATCGTGCGCACACTGATCGAGGGCAGCGTGCTGCTCATCGGCTTCCTGCTCGGTGGACCGGTGGGCGTCGGCACGGTGCTGTTCGCACTCGGCGTCGGCCCTCTGGTCGGCTGGTTCCTGCCGCGCATCACCCGCATCCGTGCGGAACGCTCGCGCCGACTCGCGCCCGTGTGA